Proteins encoded in a region of the Roseomonas haemaphysalidis genome:
- a CDS encoding winged helix-turn-helix transcriptional regulator — protein sequence MSACQHFDANCPTRQLFDQIADKWSMMVLTVLNSGPMRFNGIKRHLEGVTQKALTQCLRRLERNGLISRRVIMTSPIGVEYAIMPLGRSLLVPFQALHGWTMDHLDEVERARQAFEARTAA from the coding sequence ATGTCAGCTTGCCAGCATTTCGATGCAAACTGTCCCACCCGCCAGCTCTTCGACCAGATTGCTGATAAGTGGTCGATGATGGTGTTGACCGTTCTCAACAGTGGGCCGATGCGATTCAACGGCATCAAGCGGCACTTGGAAGGCGTGACGCAGAAGGCCCTGACACAATGCCTGCGGCGGCTGGAACGGAACGGCCTCATATCCCGCCGGGTCATCATGACCTCGCCGATCGGGGTCGAATACGCCATCATGCCGCTCGGTCGCTCGCTGCTAGTTCCTTTCCAAGCTCTCCATGGATGGACCATGGATCATTTGGATGAGGTAGAGCGAGCGCGCCAAGCGTTCGAAGCCCGCACCGCAGCTTGA
- a CDS encoding acyltransferase family protein: protein MSAEPSSPTDQFIANLDSWRFVLILLVVLNHALVFAMSFEDMNAIGQAAVIITRASVPTLSLFSGYLFAIQKPRGYAVMVTLKFQSLILPFLFWNTLIFLVLLGINEWTQIDPEHLLSHQSRYWLINGLTAIHGGPANEPLYFLRDLFLCCAFFGLIRRILRHAAGYASVLALVALIYVTDLDGRLFIRNAIPLFFVIGMGFGAFPRSVAICRQSLLPLSLMAALLLGSWVMDDVEWSSTSFLGLATLSAFSAVVVGLAAYLPLTPRVAIWGRRYAFVIFLCHAWVILGFQQLWGRYEWSEMSYIIAAGLGSIVLGLALARMITHLPPMLSSMIVGGRAARPRKQDVCPSLS from the coding sequence ATGTCCGCCGAACCATCATCGCCTACTGATCAGTTCATCGCCAATCTCGACTCTTGGAGATTCGTGCTGATCCTGCTAGTGGTTTTGAATCATGCCCTAGTCTTCGCTATGTCGTTCGAAGACATGAACGCCATCGGACAGGCGGCGGTCATCATCACACGAGCCAGCGTGCCAACCTTGTCGCTATTTTCTGGCTATCTCTTCGCTATTCAGAAACCGCGCGGTTATGCGGTGATGGTTACCCTGAAGTTCCAAAGCCTGATCTTGCCCTTCCTGTTTTGGAATACGTTGATCTTCTTGGTTCTTCTGGGCATTAACGAATGGACGCAAATCGATCCAGAACATCTTCTCAGTCACCAAAGTCGCTATTGGCTAATCAATGGCCTGACAGCGATTCACGGGGGTCCGGCTAACGAGCCTTTGTATTTCCTCCGTGATCTATTCCTTTGCTGTGCCTTCTTTGGTCTGATAAGGCGCATCTTGCGTCATGCTGCGGGCTACGCCTCGGTTCTCGCCCTGGTAGCGCTAATTTACGTCACGGACCTGGATGGCCGTCTCTTCATTCGCAATGCCATCCCCCTGTTCTTCGTGATCGGGATGGGCTTTGGCGCATTTCCCCGAAGCGTGGCTATCTGCCGCCAATCCTTGTTGCCGCTGTCACTGATGGCAGCCCTGCTGCTGGGGTCGTGGGTGATGGACGATGTGGAATGGAGCAGCACGTCATTCCTCGGTTTGGCGACACTCTCCGCATTCTCCGCCGTGGTGGTTGGACTGGCGGCTTATCTGCCGTTGACGCCGCGGGTCGCAATCTGGGGGCGGCGCTACGCCTTCGTCATCTTCCTCTGCCATGCTTGGGTCATTCTTGGCTTCCAGCAACTGTGGGGCCGATACGAATGGAGCGAGATGTCCTACATCATCGCGGCCGGGTTGGGATCGATCGTGCTGGGCTTGGCATTGGCACGCATGATCACCCATCTCCCACCGATGCTTTCAAGTATGATTGTCGGGGGACGTGCGGCTCGCCCTCGCAAACAGGATGTATGCCCAAGTCTGTCATAG
- a CDS encoding serine hydrolase — MASASVHEHRPRCGRWDAYTSWQSFLRARGTARTMAAFCQALLHYGKLNGCRFLSLRTLELALQDVTGSRLVEKKGKPMHFAMGPRTRGTTPTSDEFGDTASPRAFGHTGAGSSLCWADPATGIHLAYIANARSPERFHSERLRAVNKAVQATI; from the coding sequence GTGGCCAGTGCTTCGGTGCATGAGCATCGGCCACGATGTGGACGTTGGGATGCCTATACGTCATGGCAATCATTTCTGCGTGCCAGGGGCACGGCGCGGACCATGGCCGCCTTCTGTCAGGCGTTGCTGCACTATGGTAAGCTCAACGGCTGCCGCTTCCTATCGCTGCGGACCCTGGAGCTCGCCCTGCAGGACGTCACCGGCTCCCGTCTTGTCGAGAAAAAGGGCAAGCCCATGCATTTTGCGATGGGTCCCCGCACCCGCGGCACGACGCCTACGTCCGATGAATTCGGCGATACCGCGTCACCGCGCGCCTTCGGGCATACCGGTGCTGGCAGTTCGCTCTGCTGGGCTGATCCCGCAACAGGAATCCACTTGGCCTACATCGCCAACGCTAGGAGTCCTGAACGATTTCATAGCGAGCGGCTGCGCGCAGTTAATAAGGCTGTCCAAGCGACGATTTGA
- a CDS encoding Fic family protein, which produces MRRGRPLNKLAYAGPGDVDLYDLAAAYAHGMARNHAFHDANKRTA; this is translated from the coding sequence GTGCGCCGGGGGCGACCGCTGAACAAGTTGGCCTATGCCGGTCCAGGGGACGTGGACCTCTACGACCTGGCAGCTGCTTATGCCCACGGCATGGCCCGCAACCACGCCTTCCACGACGCCAACAAACGCACTGCCTAG
- a CDS encoding response regulator transcription factor, producing MRVLIIEDDAATADYLAKGLQEVGHVVEVARTGRDGLFLALNESFDALITDRMLPGPDGISILRALRTSGDRTPVLVITARGELEARVEGLDAGADDYLVKPFAFSELRARLDAMTRRAAQADTGEAAVLRVADLEMNLLRRTVRRGGAAIELLPTEFRLLEYMMRHPGEVLTRTMLLERVWDFNFDPTTNVVDVHVSRLRRKLDTGGPPLIRTLRGAGYVLGGGAA from the coding sequence ATGCGCGTGCTGATCATCGAGGACGACGCGGCCACCGCCGACTACCTTGCTAAGGGGCTGCAGGAGGTCGGCCATGTCGTCGAGGTGGCGCGCACCGGTCGCGATGGGCTGTTCCTGGCGCTGAACGAGAGCTTCGACGCGCTGATCACTGACCGCATGCTGCCCGGCCCCGACGGCATCTCCATCCTGCGCGCGTTGCGTACCTCAGGCGACCGGACGCCGGTGCTGGTCATCACCGCGCGTGGCGAGCTCGAGGCGCGGGTGGAGGGGCTGGACGCCGGTGCCGATGACTATCTCGTCAAGCCCTTCGCCTTCAGCGAACTGCGCGCGCGGCTCGACGCCATGACCCGCCGCGCCGCCCAGGCCGATACCGGGGAGGCGGCAGTGCTGCGCGTCGCAGACCTGGAAATGAACCTGCTGCGCCGCACGGTGCGCCGCGGCGGCGCGGCGATCGAGCTGCTGCCGACCGAGTTCCGGCTACTGGAATACATGATGCGCCACCCTGGCGAGGTGCTGACGCGCACCATGCTGCTGGAACGGGTATGGGACTTCAACTTCGACCCCACCACCAACGTGGTGGATGTCCATGTGAGTCGACTACGCCGCAAGCTGGACACCGGTGGGCCGCCGCTGATCCGCACCCTGCGCGGCGCCGGCTACGTGCTGGGGGGCGGCGCGGCGTGA
- a CDS encoding amidohydrolase family protein, producing the protein MNPTQSRRALLTSAGWAAVGSAALSIAANAQPATAASTIVRGAVGPVKFSAGTEPPRTPAPPLATDCHHHIYDARFPADPRTQLRPPDASPEDYRALARRLGTQRSVLVTPSTYGTDNRLHLQAMRELGPERARMVAVVDTSVTDAQLREMHEAGVRGIRFNLVQAGVTTVDMLEPLSARVQALGWHTQVHMLGDQIADHEALFLRLPAPIVFDHLGRIPMDQGVEHVGYKTVRRLLDRGKAWVKLSGAYMDTRVGPAGRWSDTVPVAQGYATGAPERCVWGSDWPHVTEPAEKPDDAALFDLLTEWVPDEAARKRVLVDNPTALYGFLKS; encoded by the coding sequence ATGAACCCGACACAGTCTCGCCGTGCTCTGCTGACCAGTGCTGGATGGGCGGCCGTGGGGTCTGCGGCGCTGAGCATTGCTGCCAACGCCCAGCCCGCCACGGCGGCATCTACCATAGTGCGGGGCGCTGTGGGACCAGTGAAATTCTCCGCCGGCACGGAGCCCCCGCGCACGCCTGCGCCGCCGCTGGCCACCGATTGCCATCACCACATCTATGACGCCCGCTTCCCGGCCGATCCACGCACCCAGCTGCGTCCGCCGGACGCCTCGCCGGAGGACTACCGCGCGCTGGCGCGTCGGCTTGGCACCCAGCGCTCCGTGCTGGTCACGCCCTCCACCTACGGCACGGATAACCGCCTCCACCTGCAGGCTATGCGCGAGTTGGGTCCGGAGCGGGCGCGCATGGTCGCGGTCGTCGATACCAGCGTGACGGATGCGCAACTGCGCGAGATGCATGAGGCGGGGGTGCGCGGCATCCGCTTCAACCTTGTGCAAGCCGGAGTGACGACCGTCGACATGCTGGAGCCGTTGTCAGCCCGCGTACAGGCCCTGGGCTGGCACACCCAGGTCCACATGCTGGGCGACCAGATCGCCGACCACGAGGCGCTGTTCTTGCGCCTGCCGGCGCCGATCGTCTTTGATCATCTGGGCCGCATCCCGATGGACCAGGGGGTGGAGCACGTCGGCTACAAGACGGTTCGCCGGCTACTGGACCGCGGCAAGGCTTGGGTGAAGCTGTCCGGCGCCTACATGGACACCAGGGTGGGGCCGGCCGGCCGCTGGTCCGATACAGTTCCTGTCGCGCAGGGTTATGCAACGGGTGCTCCGGAACGCTGCGTGTGGGGAAGTGACTGGCCGCATGTCACGGAGCCGGCCGAGAAGCCCGACGATGCTGCGCTGTTCGACCTGCTGACCGAATGGGTGCCGGACGAGGCAGCGCGTAAGCGAGTGCTCGTCGACAACCCAACAGCGCTGTACGGCTTTCTAAAAAGCTGA
- a CDS encoding YidB family protein — protein MNRGVPSLTALLGVLAVAGYQNRDKLTELLGGFTSGAAATPGTGSFPATQGREREPGEVHKDGSIAAVLTDGLRNLVERFREAGHGETADSWVAQGPNRDVAPQHIEGAIGSDMLDTLSKQIGLSREEIISRLIKELPNAIDKYTPEGRIPA, from the coding sequence ATGAATCGCGGCGTTCCATCCCTAACGGCTCTGCTGGGTGTGCTGGCGGTTGCCGGATATCAGAACCGTGACAAGCTTACGGAATTACTTGGAGGATTCACCAGTGGTGCTGCTGCCACTCCTGGTACAGGGAGTTTTCCAGCAACACAGGGACGCGAGAGAGAGCCTGGCGAAGTTCACAAGGACGGCAGCATTGCTGCGGTGCTGACGGATGGCCTGCGGAACTTAGTGGAACGTTTCCGCGAAGCTGGGCATGGGGAGACTGCGGATTCATGGGTAGCTCAAGGCCCCAACCGTGATGTCGCTCCGCAGCACATTGAAGGCGCGATTGGTTCCGATATGCTGGACACACTATCGAAACAGATCGGTCTATCCCGTGAGGAGATCATCTCTCGCCTCATCAAAGAACTGCCTAACGCAATCGACAAATATACTCCAGAAGGGCGGATTCCGGCTTAG
- a CDS encoding NADH:flavin oxidoreductase, with protein MPSTDVLFRPFRIGSMELSNRIVMAPMTRSFAPAGIPGPSHAAYYQLRAEGGVGLILSEGTVIDRPASRNDPNVPFFHGELALAGWKGVIDAVHAGGGSMGPQLWHTGALRSFLTEWVPASPVESPSGLEAPGVKRGVTMSDGDIADTISAVARAASDAKRLGFDTIELHGAHGYLFDQFFWAATNRRTDRYGGATVGERSRFAAEVVAAVRTSVGPDFPIILRLSQWKVQDFTARLAETPKQMSDWLLPLVEAGVDVLHCSQRRFWEPEFPDIDGERGLNFAGWAKKLTGAATISVGSVGLTGDFMGAFGGESLTAEGLDGLLERMERDEFDLIAVGRALISDPDWAQKVRMGDLAGLKGFDAAVLAEQV; from the coding sequence ATGCCTTCAACCGACGTTCTGTTCCGACCCTTCCGCATTGGCTCAATGGAGTTGTCGAACCGCATCGTCATGGCCCCAATGACGCGCAGCTTCGCACCCGCTGGCATACCCGGTCCGTCACATGCCGCTTATTATCAACTCCGGGCTGAAGGCGGCGTCGGCCTGATCCTTTCGGAAGGCACGGTCATCGACCGCCCCGCCTCCCGCAACGATCCCAACGTTCCCTTCTTCCACGGCGAGTTGGCGTTGGCAGGTTGGAAAGGCGTGATCGATGCGGTCCATGCGGGCGGTGGCAGCATGGGCCCGCAGCTTTGGCACACGGGGGCGCTCAGGAGCTTCTTGACGGAGTGGGTTCCGGCTTCGCCCGTCGAAAGCCCCTCCGGATTGGAGGCACCGGGCGTCAAGCGTGGCGTCACCATGAGCGACGGCGACATTGCGGACACGATCAGCGCCGTTGCCCGCGCCGCAAGTGATGCGAAGCGCCTTGGCTTTGACACGATCGAACTACACGGGGCGCACGGCTATCTGTTTGATCAGTTCTTCTGGGCAGCCACCAACCGCCGGACCGACCGATACGGCGGTGCCACGGTCGGCGAACGCTCGCGATTTGCTGCAGAGGTCGTCGCGGCGGTTCGAACAAGCGTTGGTCCAGACTTCCCAATTATCCTGCGTCTGAGTCAGTGGAAAGTGCAGGACTTTACCGCGCGGCTCGCGGAAACGCCGAAGCAGATGAGTGACTGGCTTTTGCCGCTGGTGGAGGCCGGGGTGGACGTGCTGCATTGCTCGCAGCGGCGCTTCTGGGAACCCGAGTTCCCGGATATCGATGGCGAACGGGGCCTGAACTTTGCCGGCTGGGCCAAGAAGCTGACCGGCGCCGCCACGATCAGCGTCGGCTCGGTCGGCTTGACAGGTGACTTTATGGGTGCGTTCGGCGGCGAAAGTTTGACCGCAGAAGGACTGGACGGCCTGTTGGAGCGAATGGAACGCGACGAGTTCGACCTGATTGCCGTCGGTCGTGCCCTGATCAGCGATCCGGACTGGGCCCAGAAAGTTCGAATGGGCGATTTGGCCGGGCTGAAAGGCTTCGATGCCGCGGTACTGGCTGAACAGGTGTGA
- a CDS encoding DegQ family serine endoprotease: protein MFNPKSRRNAAFAALLLAGTALGGLGATLVPAAAQNQTTAAAPIMPQAGPALPGFADMVARVRPAVVTITSTERVQAEQASSPFPEGSEQDRTFRQFFGGRQQQQEAPRAAKALGSGFLVDAEGHVVTNNHVVEGATKVVVTLEDGRELDARVVGRDPRTDVAVLKVDAGKPLPFLALGDSDKARPGDWVVAVGNPFGLGGTVTAGILSARGRDIGAGPYDDFLQVDAPINRGNSGGPLFGLDGTVLGVNTAIFSPSGGSVGIGFAIPSNVVKQVVAELEAHGHMERGYIGLVSQPVTPEMAAALNLSQQKGALVAELEPGAPAAKAGLKPGDVITAVNGDAVSDPRGLARQVAALRPGTEATLAVRRDGGEQSLRLTTATLPDKAAEAAPQSTAKEQGRLGLALAPINPAARESLGLAGDVQGAVIAAVRPGSPASEAGLKAGDVVQSVGNRAVTSPQEAVQAIQSQGGTGDTHRAVALRILRDGHSLFVAVPTA from the coding sequence ATGTTCAACCCCAAGTCCCGCCGCAACGCCGCCTTTGCCGCCCTGCTGCTGGCCGGCACCGCGCTGGGTGGCCTCGGCGCCACGCTGGTGCCCGCCGCCGCGCAGAACCAGACCACCGCCGCCGCCCCCATCATGCCGCAGGCCGGCCCCGCCTTGCCGGGCTTCGCGGACATGGTGGCCCGTGTACGCCCCGCCGTCGTCACCATCACCAGCACCGAGCGCGTGCAGGCCGAGCAGGCCAGCTCTCCCTTCCCCGAGGGTTCGGAGCAGGACCGCACTTTCCGCCAGTTCTTCGGCGGCCGGCAGCAGCAGCAGGAGGCGCCGCGCGCCGCCAAGGCGCTCGGCTCCGGCTTCCTGGTCGATGCCGAGGGGCATGTCGTGACCAACAACCACGTCGTGGAAGGCGCCACCAAGGTGGTGGTGACGCTGGAGGACGGCCGCGAACTGGATGCCCGCGTCGTCGGCCGCGACCCGCGCACCGACGTGGCGGTGCTGAAGGTGGACGCCGGCAAGCCGCTGCCCTTCCTGGCGCTGGGCGATTCCGACAAGGCACGGCCCGGCGACTGGGTGGTGGCCGTGGGCAACCCCTTCGGCCTGGGCGGCACCGTCACCGCCGGTATTCTGTCGGCGCGCGGCCGCGACATCGGCGCCGGTCCCTATGACGACTTCCTGCAGGTGGACGCGCCGATCAACCGCGGCAACTCTGGCGGCCCGCTGTTCGGGCTGGACGGCACCGTGCTCGGCGTCAACACCGCCATCTTCAGCCCGAGCGGCGGCTCGGTCGGCATCGGCTTCGCCATCCCCTCCAATGTCGTCAAGCAGGTGGTGGCCGAGTTGGAAGCCCACGGCCACATGGAGCGTGGCTACATCGGCTTGGTGTCGCAGCCGGTGACACCGGAGATGGCCGCCGCGCTGAACCTGTCGCAGCAGAAGGGTGCGCTGGTGGCAGAGCTGGAGCCGGGCGCGCCGGCGGCCAAGGCCGGTCTGAAGCCGGGGGATGTCATTACGGCGGTGAACGGTGATGCGGTCAGCGACCCACGTGGTCTGGCCCGCCAGGTAGCGGCGCTCCGCCCCGGCACGGAGGCGACGCTCGCCGTGCGGCGTGACGGCGGGGAGCAATCCCTGCGGCTGACCACCGCCACCCTGCCGGACAAGGCCGCCGAGGCCGCGCCGCAGTCCACCGCCAAGGAGCAAGGCCGCCTCGGTCTGGCGCTGGCGCCGATCAATCCCGCCGCGCGGGAAAGCCTCGGCCTGGCCGGAGACGTGCAGGGTGCCGTGATCGCCGCCGTGCGGCCGGGCAGCCCGGCTAGTGAGGCGGGGTTGAAGGCGGGCGACGTGGTGCAGAGCGTCGGCAACCGTGCCGTCACCTCGCCGCAGGAGGCGGTGCAGGCGATCCAGTCGCAGGGCGGCACGGGGGATACGCACCGCGCAGTGGCCCTGCGCATCCTGCGCGACGGCCACAGCCTGTTCGTCGCCGTGCCGACCGCCTGA
- a CDS encoding type II toxin-antitoxin system prevent-host-death family antitoxin encodes MRTHQVITWSVTMADQDKTPQPAPQKIGIREFRGNLPGFLRQVRQGSSFLVTSRGEVVALVQPPQPPTPSRRQPGALRGKIRMAPDFDTLPDNLLSIMENGEA; translated from the coding sequence ATGCGTACACATCAAGTGATCACATGGAGCGTCACCATGGCTGACCAGGATAAAACACCGCAGCCTGCTCCCCAGAAGATCGGTATCCGGGAGTTCCGCGGCAATCTGCCGGGCTTTCTGCGCCAGGTCCGCCAGGGATCCTCTTTCCTGGTGACCTCGCGCGGCGAGGTGGTGGCGCTGGTGCAGCCGCCACAGCCTCCAACTCCATCGCGCCGTCAGCCGGGCGCATTGCGCGGCAAGATCCGCATGGCACCGGACTTCGACACGCTGCCTGACAACCTGCTGTCGATCATGGAGAACGGCGAAGCGTGA
- a CDS encoding helix-turn-helix domain-containing protein, translating to MLDNTSTAVGKEIRHQRRVAGLTLKEVAARIGVTGVQLHRYETGTTGITTSRLVAIAQALGIRADVLLNAATQSGQGVHGANRAVGPVSDLTMLLEVFMTIRDPSHRDALMSVARMMSASALPHATCGAEGVA from the coding sequence TTGCTGGACAATACATCGACCGCCGTTGGCAAGGAAATCCGTCATCAGCGCCGCGTAGCTGGGCTCACCTTGAAGGAGGTGGCAGCCCGCATTGGTGTCACGGGCGTCCAGCTGCATCGCTACGAAACCGGCACCACGGGTATCACCACAAGCCGCCTGGTGGCGATTGCCCAAGCACTGGGTATTCGTGCTGATGTCCTGTTGAATGCGGCGACACAGTCTGGGCAGGGCGTCCACGGCGCAAACCGCGCTGTAGGTCCGGTGAGCGACCTGACCATGCTGCTGGAAGTATTTATGACGATCCGCGACCCTAGCCATCGCGACGCTCTGATGTCCGTGGCGAGGATGATGTCGGCCTCGGCTCTGCCTCATGCCACATGCGGGGCCGAAGGCGTTGCCTGA
- a CDS encoding sensor histidine kinase: protein MPRSFALRVAGLLAALVLLVCGAGFGWGYWRASAALGAQLDAAIAIDTEGYLEDFQTLGPQRFAIAVGELSRRRGALMLLRTADGTAVAGRLDGAPAGLRGFATIRAPDGRDLRVLGALLPGGMQLSVGADLAPVRRGAAALVGALPVAGLLAALAALLIGFIVARRLERRLRLVSEAGQAVMGGDLSRRLPLAGRGDEFDRLAATMNAVLARIETLVEGLRVTTDNVAHDLRSPLFRLRQQLEAAVARPRAPEADAETLERSLDELDGVLATFSALLRIGRAEAGVPEGAMIPVDLSTLAAQVAELYDAVAEEAGQAIEATIQPAQHVTGDAALLRQAVANLVENALAHGGPGVRVMVSVQATPRGPLLAVRDTGPGIPEAEHGRVLQRFYRLDRSRTTPGNGLGLALVAATARLHGAALRLADAAPGLRVELAFPPSASA from the coding sequence ATGCCCCGCAGCTTCGCGCTGCGGGTGGCGGGGCTGCTGGCGGCGTTGGTGCTGCTGGTGTGCGGGGCCGGCTTCGGCTGGGGCTACTGGCGGGCCTCGGCGGCGCTGGGCGCACAGCTCGACGCCGCCATCGCGATCGATACCGAAGGCTATCTGGAAGATTTCCAGACCCTTGGCCCGCAGCGCTTCGCCATCGCGGTGGGGGAATTGTCGCGGCGGCGTGGCGCGCTGATGCTGCTCCGCACCGCCGATGGTACCGCCGTCGCCGGCCGGCTGGATGGCGCGCCCGCCGGCCTGCGCGGCTTCGCCACCATCCGCGCGCCGGACGGGCGGGACCTGCGGGTGCTGGGCGCGCTGCTGCCCGGCGGGATGCAGCTCAGTGTTGGCGCCGACCTTGCCCCGGTGCGGCGCGGGGCCGCGGCGCTGGTGGGGGCGCTGCCGGTGGCAGGCCTGCTGGCGGCGCTGGCAGCGCTGCTGATCGGCTTCATCGTGGCGCGGCGGCTGGAGCGGCGACTGCGGCTGGTGTCCGAGGCCGGGCAGGCGGTGATGGGTGGCGACCTGTCGCGCCGCCTGCCGCTAGCCGGGCGCGGCGACGAATTCGACCGGCTGGCCGCCACCATGAATGCCGTGCTGGCGCGGATCGAGACATTGGTGGAGGGGCTGCGCGTCACCACCGACAACGTCGCGCACGACCTGCGCAGCCCGCTGTTCCGCCTGCGCCAGCAGCTTGAAGCCGCGGTGGCCCGCCCGCGCGCGCCCGAGGCGGATGCGGAAACGCTGGAGCGCAGCCTGGATGAGCTGGACGGCGTGCTGGCCACCTTCTCCGCCCTGCTGCGGATCGGCCGCGCCGAGGCCGGCGTTCCGGAGGGGGCGATGATCCCGGTCGATCTGTCCACCCTGGCGGCACAGGTGGCGGAACTCTACGACGCCGTGGCGGAGGAGGCCGGGCAGGCCATCGAGGCCACCATCCAGCCGGCTCAACATGTGACCGGCGATGCGGCGCTGCTGCGCCAGGCGGTGGCCAACCTGGTGGAAAACGCGCTGGCCCATGGCGGCCCCGGCGTGCGGGTGATGGTTTCCGTGCAGGCTACCCCGCGCGGTCCGCTGCTGGCTGTGCGCGATACCGGCCCCGGCATCCCGGAGGCCGAGCACGGCCGGGTGCTGCAACGTTTCTATCGCCTGGACCGCAGCCGCACCACGCCGGGCAACGGGCTGGGTCTGGCGCTGGTCGCCGCTACGGCGCGGCTGCATGGTGCGGCGCTGCGGCTGGCGGATGCGGCGCCGGGCCTCCGCGTGGAACTGGCCTTCCCGCCATCTGCCAGCGCCTGA
- a CDS encoding type IV secretory system conjugative DNA transfer family protein — translation MRSPWLSGAAPPVWPPPAADRGTPPGATAPGRRLPVALSDPAPQPGRSPQPCPPPPQAVATRRIPKRRQQRRGWCLQLQLAHTPQRPNTSPVLLLDEFAALGWLEPVLQAAGPMAGLGLQLWPILQDLARLRAAYGQTAATFLATAGPIQVSAPVDLDTTQWLSRALGRSTVAFETTSSSRSTPDNPEGHGSSSHSSSTELTGRPRHTPDEAMRLHPDRQVLLRLGQRPTFTAKLRHY, via the coding sequence GTGCGGTCGCCCTGGCTGTCTGGAGCAGCGCCGCCAGTTTGGCCTCCGCCTGCTGCGGATCGCGGTACACCGCCCGGAGCCACTGCGCCCGGTCGGCGGCTTCCTGTCGCACTTTCGGATCCTGCTCCACAGCCTGGACGATCTCCTCAGCCGTGCCCCCCCCCGCCCCAGGCTGTCGCGACCCGTCGGATTCCGAAACGCCGGCAGCAGCGGCGGGGATGGTGTCTCCAGTTGCAACTCGCCCACACCCCGCAGCGGCCGAACACCTCACCCGTGCTGCTGCTCGACGAGTTCGCCGCGCTCGGCTGGCTGGAGCCGGTTCTGCAGGCTGCCGGGCCGATGGCCGGCCTCGGGCTGCAGCTCTGGCCAATCCTACAGGACCTCGCCCGGCTGCGCGCCGCCTACGGGCAGACCGCCGCCACTTTCCTGGCCACCGCCGGGCCGATCCAGGTCTCGGCCCCGGTTGACCTAGACACCACCCAGTGGCTGTCCCGGGCGTTAGGCCGCAGCACTGTGGCCTTCGAGACCACCAGCTCCTCCCGCTCCACCCCGGACAACCCCGAGGGCCATGGCTCGAGCAGCCACAGCAGCTCTACTGAGCTCACCGGCCGGCCCCGACACACGCCCGACGAGGCCATGCGCCTCCACCCCGACCGGCAGGTTCTCCTACGGCTAGGGCAGCGGCCGACCTTCACCGCCAAGCTCAGGCATTACTAG